CGGCGCGTCCCACGCGTCCCGGTCGACGGTGAGCGTGACCCCGCCGTACGTCTCCTTGCTGTTGACCATGTACTGATGGCCGCGGCTGTGGTTCGTGAACTGGTTCGCCGCCCACGGCCAGTCCGCGGTCGTCGTGTTCTGCTTGTCCCACAGGGCGTACCAGAGGTTGCCCGGCAGGTCCGTCCTGTCCGTGGCCGTCGCGATGGCCTTGGCGCTGGAGCTGGAGAAGCCGTAGTAGCCGCTGCGGTACGTCTTCGCGCGCAGCCCCTTGTCGAAGGCGCGCACATACGTCAGCACGGCGTCGTCGCACGCCTTGTTCGTGACGTCGTACGCCTCCATGTCGAGGTAGACGGGGCTGCCCGCCTTCATGCCGAGCGCGGAGGCCTTGGCCACGGCGTCGGCGGCGTCCTTGGCACCGAGGGAGGCGGCCGTGGCCACGGTCAGCTTCTCCGGGCTGGAACCGGACTGGCAGGGCGGCTGGGCGCCTACGTAGATCGGGATGAGCTTCCAGCCGAGCGAGCTGACCGACTTCACCCAGGA
The genomic region above belongs to Streptomyces sp. CG1 and contains:
- a CDS encoding glycoside hydrolase domain-containing protein translates to MAGHRQSKKRRYLTWAVTGAAVVAGAGIAAQTSMAATTWPAQKTFTGRAFDTCSAPSLPAMKAWHTGFYGAAAVYVGGQNRGCAQPNLTASWVKSVSSLGWKLIPIYVGAQPPCQSGSSPEKLTVATAASLGAKDAADAVAKASALGMKAGSPVYLDMEAYDVTNKACDDAVLTYVRAFDKGLRAKTYRSGYYGFSSSSAKAIATATDRTDLPGNLWYALWDKQNTTTADWPWAANQFTNHSRGHQYMVNSKETYGGVTLTVDRDAWDAPVAVTG